A single window of Pyxidicoccus xibeiensis DNA harbors:
- a CDS encoding tetratricopeptide repeat protein encodes MKVSCPSCQTNYNIDDKRIPPGGAKLKCARCQTTFPIKLEAVGAPAPAAPAPVPQAAAIPLPGNAAPQAAIPLPGAAPSYADAIPLPGSAASAPQSDGFDDDAGNAITLPGGGIPLDMGASAIPLPGHAASAAIPLPGSAAPRSAAIPLPGSAAPAPSYSAAIPLPGAAPSYSDAIPLPGAAPSYSDAIPLPGSAASAPEEQDPFAYDMGASTEATAAAIPLPGSAAPAPSYSDAIPLPGAASPMDAFSEYDDSPPAPPENRDVTRVVRIPLPSDAYREPPPAAHSYGTTDEVRGTARDFDFAEEPVALAEAEPQGYGTTDDVRGTARDFDFSEEALPVPSQPQAAADPFAFDIEPPGSEAQAYALPPTPGRAQDVDFGAAPAEANPFALPPPDAYAQPAPSDDPFALPPPAMDMAPEANPFALPPPDAYAQPVPADDPFALPPPAASTAPSFDFGELPSPVDGDPFALPPPPAPGAMDYSDLPSPAAPQALDFADLPSPAAPPPGVSFDFADPQAPGSDPFAVDFSSAPAAAPAPDFNLDFADPPPAAPVNPSVDFGDVDFGSPPPSAAAGGIPDALEFDPTARPADDLEADLSEPLPPPPNAGPTDGLEMLSFIDDAASREAGAQAGAKVRRFHVRRRSGKVFGPFDEGVIVKMLEDGQLLGNEDVSTDSESWSPIGTVPTFAGAIQRLMEGPAKVVTPTAAPAVATSEAPRVDAASPQANMKRLEQLYEGRMAGVAVVDRSGATEKWKKRIPLMVAAGVGVVLLGVGVGMEFGSRYGAYGRRVLFPARVSSGSPQAKLVADASQALLQDTFESYKRAHGLSAQVLQTGEYPAVRSLWCQSVHYLQRRYAAADPNELTRCRVVMEDIALLGEKDVDFVKASAAMALTSRQVDTVLAALTDAYSREANQGDLELAFLLAEAYSQKRDEVRAIETLKKVLGRDAKSAKAHHALGNLHQAGGRADEAAAAYAAALDADPKHVSSAVELAAVELLVRKDEKKGSEAVERALAEDVQSALGPAELARARGLKGVALFQQHKPKEAEAELKAALEKDPESSFLKAQLARVLRAQRNYEGALPLYTELAGKEGDSLEYADGHITALVMTGKMQAALDAVQKASERFPSEARIAYLYGRIEDALDKLSEAEGHYKRAIAADANLVEAHLYLGRFYLRQRRNAEARTYLEQAAAKAADHAGVRSGLGELALAENNALLGQQEFERAIQLDPNLADAHLGLSRVALLSGELEKAKTEANLALELDPHLLKDGRLQRGIVLWRLGQLEEAVAELEKAKVEDPRSTTTPITLGAVLLEKGDLAGAESNLGLALSNEPSNHEALYYLGLVKAKRLEFTGAVDNMRKAVERAPQRPDYHYAYGVILRDAKNLPDAMKEWEKAVELDPQHADAHEALGHAHLESGAFDEAITAFEASLKADPRRTRVLGSIGDAYFSAARWNDAVKRYQTALKADTKLTYVYYKVARAFTEQAQHAKAIDWYRKATSVDPENPMSYYYLGFAYKERNKRREAVQAFKDYLSRKPDATDKKDIEDEIYDLSN; translated from the coding sequence ATGAAAGTCTCCTGCCCGTCTTGCCAGACGAACTACAACATCGATGACAAGCGGATCCCGCCGGGCGGCGCGAAGCTCAAGTGCGCCCGGTGCCAGACCACCTTCCCCATCAAGCTCGAAGCGGTAGGCGCACCCGCGCCCGCCGCTCCAGCGCCGGTGCCGCAGGCCGCCGCCATTCCGCTGCCCGGCAATGCCGCGCCGCAGGCCGCCATTCCGCTGCCCGGTGCCGCGCCGTCGTACGCCGACGCCATCCCCCTGCCCGGTTCGGCCGCATCCGCGCCGCAGTCGGACGGGTTCGACGACGACGCGGGCAACGCCATCACCCTGCCCGGCGGCGGCATTCCGCTCGACATGGGCGCCTCCGCCATCCCGCTGCCGGGCCATGCCGCGTCCGCCGCCATCCCGCTGCCGGGCAGCGCCGCGCCCCGGTCCGCCGCCATCCCGCTGCCCGGCTCGGCCGCACCCGCGCCGTCGTACTCGGCCGCCATTCCGCTGCCCGGTGCCGCGCCGTCGTACTCCGACGCCATTCCGTTGCCGGGGGCCGCGCCGTCGTACTCCGACGCCATCCCCCTGCCCGGCTCGGCCGCATCCGCGCCGGAGGAGCAGGACCCGTTCGCGTATGACATGGGCGCATCGACGGAGGCCACGGCCGCCGCCATCCCGCTGCCCGGCTCGGCCGCACCCGCGCCGTCCTACTCCGACGCCATCCCCCTGCCGGGCGCGGCCTCGCCGATGGATGCCTTCAGCGAGTACGACGACAGCCCGCCGGCACCTCCCGAGAACCGGGACGTGACGCGCGTCGTCCGCATCCCCCTGCCCAGCGACGCGTACCGCGAGCCGCCTCCCGCCGCGCATTCCTACGGCACGACGGACGAGGTGCGTGGCACCGCGCGCGACTTCGACTTCGCCGAGGAGCCCGTGGCCCTCGCCGAGGCGGAGCCGCAGGGCTACGGCACGACGGACGACGTGCGCGGCACCGCGCGTGACTTCGACTTCTCCGAGGAGGCGCTGCCGGTTCCCTCGCAGCCCCAGGCCGCGGCGGACCCGTTCGCCTTCGACATCGAGCCGCCGGGCAGCGAGGCCCAGGCCTACGCCCTGCCGCCCACGCCTGGCCGCGCCCAGGACGTCGACTTCGGCGCCGCGCCCGCCGAGGCCAACCCGTTCGCCCTGCCCCCGCCGGACGCGTACGCGCAGCCGGCGCCCTCGGACGACCCGTTCGCCCTGCCCCCGCCCGCCATGGACATGGCCCCCGAGGCCAACCCGTTCGCCCTGCCCCCGCCGGACGCGTACGCGCAGCCGGTGCCCGCGGACGACCCGTTCGCCCTGCCGCCCCCCGCGGCCAGCACGGCCCCGTCGTTCGACTTCGGCGAGCTGCCGTCCCCGGTGGACGGGGACCCGTTCGCGCTGCCGCCGCCGCCCGCGCCGGGCGCCATGGACTACTCGGACCTGCCCTCGCCGGCCGCGCCGCAGGCGCTGGACTTCGCGGACCTGCCCTCGCCGGCCGCCCCGCCGCCGGGCGTGTCCTTCGACTTCGCCGACCCGCAGGCGCCCGGGTCGGACCCGTTCGCCGTGGACTTCTCGTCCGCGCCGGCCGCAGCGCCCGCGCCCGACTTCAACCTCGACTTCGCCGACCCGCCGCCCGCCGCGCCCGTCAACCCGTCGGTGGACTTCGGCGACGTGGACTTCGGCTCGCCGCCCCCGTCCGCCGCGGCCGGCGGCATCCCCGACGCGCTCGAGTTCGACCCCACCGCGAGGCCCGCCGACGACCTGGAGGCGGACCTCTCCGAGCCGCTGCCGCCCCCGCCCAACGCGGGCCCCACGGACGGCCTGGAGATGCTGTCGTTCATCGACGACGCCGCCAGCAGGGAGGCCGGCGCGCAGGCGGGTGCGAAGGTGCGCCGCTTCCACGTCCGCCGCCGCTCGGGGAAGGTGTTCGGCCCGTTCGACGAGGGCGTCATCGTCAAGATGCTTGAGGACGGGCAGTTGCTGGGCAACGAGGACGTCTCCACCGACTCGGAGAGCTGGTCGCCCATCGGCACGGTGCCCACCTTCGCCGGCGCCATCCAGCGGCTGATGGAGGGCCCCGCCAAGGTGGTGACGCCCACCGCGGCTCCGGCCGTGGCCACCTCCGAAGCGCCCCGGGTGGATGCCGCCAGCCCGCAGGCCAACATGAAGCGGCTGGAGCAGCTGTACGAAGGCCGCATGGCCGGCGTGGCGGTGGTGGACCGCAGCGGCGCCACGGAGAAGTGGAAGAAGCGCATCCCCCTGATGGTGGCGGCCGGCGTCGGTGTCGTGCTGCTGGGCGTCGGCGTGGGCATGGAGTTCGGCTCGCGCTACGGCGCCTATGGCCGCCGCGTGCTCTTCCCCGCCCGGGTCTCCTCCGGCTCGCCCCAGGCGAAGCTGGTGGCGGACGCCAGCCAGGCGCTCCTGCAGGACACCTTCGAGAGCTACAAGCGGGCCCACGGCCTCAGCGCCCAGGTGCTCCAGACGGGTGAGTACCCCGCGGTCCGCTCCCTGTGGTGCCAGTCCGTCCACTACCTGCAGCGCCGCTACGCCGCCGCCGACCCCAACGAGCTGACGCGCTGCCGCGTGGTGATGGAGGACATCGCGCTGCTGGGCGAAAAGGACGTGGACTTCGTCAAGGCCTCCGCCGCCATGGCCCTCACCTCGCGCCAGGTGGACACGGTGCTCGCCGCGCTGACGGACGCCTACAGCCGCGAGGCCAACCAGGGCGACCTGGAGCTGGCCTTCCTGCTGGCCGAGGCCTACTCCCAGAAGCGCGACGAGGTGCGCGCCATCGAGACGCTGAAGAAGGTGCTCGGCCGGGACGCGAAGTCCGCCAAGGCCCACCATGCCCTGGGCAACCTGCACCAGGCCGGGGGCCGCGCGGACGAGGCCGCCGCCGCGTACGCCGCCGCGCTGGACGCGGACCCCAAGCACGTCTCCTCCGCGGTGGAGCTGGCCGCGGTGGAGCTGCTGGTGCGCAAGGACGAGAAGAAGGGCTCCGAGGCCGTGGAGCGCGCCCTGGCCGAGGACGTCCAGTCCGCGCTCGGCCCGGCGGAGCTGGCCCGCGCCCGGGGCCTCAAGGGCGTGGCCCTCTTCCAGCAGCACAAGCCGAAGGAGGCCGAGGCCGAGCTGAAGGCCGCCCTGGAGAAGGACCCGGAGTCCTCCTTCCTCAAGGCCCAGCTCGCCCGGGTGCTGCGCGCCCAGCGCAACTACGAAGGCGCCCTGCCCCTCTACACGGAGCTGGCCGGCAAGGAGGGCGACAGCCTGGAGTATGCCGACGGCCACATCACCGCCCTGGTGATGACGGGGAAGATGCAGGCCGCCCTCGATGCCGTACAGAAGGCGAGCGAGCGCTTCCCCAGTGAGGCGCGCATCGCCTACCTCTACGGCCGCATCGAGGACGCGCTCGACAAGCTCTCCGAGGCCGAGGGCCACTACAAGCGCGCCATCGCCGCGGACGCCAACCTGGTGGAGGCCCACCTGTACCTGGGCCGCTTCTACCTGCGGCAGCGCCGCAACGCCGAGGCCCGCACGTACCTGGAGCAGGCGGCGGCCAAGGCCGCGGACCACGCCGGCGTGCGCTCCGGCCTGGGCGAGCTGGCCCTGGCGGAGAACAACGCGCTGCTGGGCCAGCAGGAGTTCGAGCGCGCCATCCAGCTGGACCCCAACCTCGCCGACGCGCACCTGGGCCTGTCCCGCGTGGCGCTCCTGTCCGGTGAGCTGGAGAAGGCGAAGACGGAGGCCAACCTCGCCCTGGAGCTGGACCCGCACCTGCTCAAGGACGGCCGGCTGCAGCGCGGCATCGTCCTGTGGCGGCTGGGCCAGCTCGAGGAGGCCGTGGCCGAGCTGGAGAAGGCCAAGGTCGAGGACCCCCGCTCCACCACCACGCCGATTACGCTCGGCGCGGTGCTGCTGGAGAAGGGCGACCTGGCCGGCGCGGAGAGCAACCTGGGCCTGGCGCTGAGCAACGAGCCCTCCAACCACGAGGCGCTCTACTACCTGGGCCTCGTCAAGGCGAAGCGGCTGGAGTTCACCGGCGCCGTGGACAACATGCGCAAGGCGGTGGAGCGCGCGCCCCAGCGCCCGGACTACCACTACGCCTACGGCGTCATCCTGCGCGACGCGAAGAACCTGCCGGACGCCATGAAGGAGTGGGAGAAGGCCGTGGAGCTGGACCCGCAGCACGCGGACGCCCACGAGGCGCTCGGCCATGCGCACCTGGAGTCCGGCGCCTTCGACGAGGCCATCACCGCCTTCGAGGCCAGCCTCAAGGCCGACCCGCGCCGCACCCGCGTGCTGGGCTCCATCGGCGACGCGTACTTCAGCGCCGCCCGCTGGAACGACGCGGTGAAGCGCTACCAGACGGCCCTCAAGGCCGACACCAAGCTGACGTACGTCTATTACAAGGTCGCCCGCGCCTTCACGGAGCAGGCCCAGCACGCCAAGGCCATCGACTGGTACAGGAAGGCCACCTCCGTCGACCCGGAGAACCCCATGTCCTACTACTACCTGGGGTTCGCCTATAAGGAGCGCAACAAGCGCCGGGAGGCCGTCCAGGCGTTCAAGGACTACCTCTCCCGCAAGCCGGACGCGACGGACAAGAAGGACATCGAGGACGAGATCTACGACCTGTCGAACTAG
- the serS gene encoding serine--tRNA ligase, with translation MLDLRNVAMNFDAVVARLKTRGGSLDLGPLQRLFSERRDLYVSMESLSARRNAANEEMKVKAKEDPKALDALRGSLRAVSQEIKEKEARLKEVEEELSRILLLIPNVPHESVPVGAGAEENVQVRAWGEKPNLLFTPKQHFELGEKLGMLDFERAAKVSGSRFAYYKGALARLERALASFMLDVHTQKGYLEMLPPYLVLRESMMGTGQLPKFEDDAFKTVGEPERFLIPTAEVPVTNYHADEILGGEQLPLRYCAFSPCFRAEAGSAGKDTRGLIRQHQFHKVELVKFATPDKSLDELEALTDDACDILRRLGLHHRVMLLCTGDMGFGSRKTYDIEVWLPGQDTYREISSCSDFGDFQARRAKIRYRAQKGDKPQLLHTLNGSGLAVGRTTVAILENYQREDGSVALPEALWPYMGGLKELKPL, from the coding sequence ATGCTGGACCTCCGGAACGTTGCGATGAACTTCGATGCCGTTGTCGCCCGCCTGAAGACGCGGGGCGGCAGCCTGGACCTGGGTCCCCTCCAGCGCCTGTTCTCCGAGCGGCGCGACCTGTACGTCTCCATGGAGTCGCTGTCCGCGCGTCGCAACGCGGCCAACGAGGAGATGAAGGTCAAGGCCAAGGAGGACCCCAAGGCGCTGGACGCGCTGCGTGGCAGCCTTCGCGCCGTGTCGCAGGAAATCAAGGAGAAGGAGGCCCGCCTCAAGGAAGTCGAGGAGGAGCTCAGCCGCATCCTCCTGCTCATCCCCAACGTGCCGCACGAGTCGGTGCCCGTGGGCGCCGGCGCCGAGGAGAACGTCCAGGTGCGCGCCTGGGGTGAGAAGCCCAACCTCCTCTTCACGCCGAAGCAGCACTTCGAGCTGGGCGAGAAGCTGGGCATGCTCGACTTCGAGCGGGCCGCCAAGGTGTCCGGCAGCCGCTTCGCCTACTACAAGGGCGCGCTGGCGCGGCTGGAGCGGGCGCTCGCCTCGTTCATGCTCGACGTGCACACCCAGAAGGGCTACCTGGAGATGCTCCCGCCCTACCTGGTGCTGCGCGAGTCCATGATGGGCACCGGGCAGCTGCCCAAGTTCGAGGACGACGCCTTCAAGACGGTGGGAGAGCCGGAGCGCTTCCTCATCCCCACCGCCGAGGTGCCCGTCACCAACTACCACGCCGACGAAATCCTCGGGGGCGAGCAGCTGCCCCTGCGCTACTGCGCCTTCAGCCCGTGCTTCCGGGCGGAAGCTGGCTCGGCGGGCAAGGACACGCGCGGCCTCATCCGCCAGCACCAGTTCCACAAGGTGGAGCTGGTGAAGTTCGCCACGCCGGACAAGAGCCTGGACGAGCTGGAGGCGCTGACGGACGACGCCTGCGACATCCTCCGCCGCCTGGGGCTGCACCACCGGGTGATGCTCCTGTGCACCGGGGACATGGGCTTCGGCTCCCGCAAGACGTACGACATCGAGGTCTGGCTGCCCGGCCAGGACACCTACCGCGAGATTTCCTCCTGCTCGGACTTCGGCGACTTCCAGGCCCGCCGGGCCAAGATTCGCTACCGCGCCCAGAAGGGGGACAAGCCCCAGCTCCTCCACACGCTCAACGGCAGTGGCCTGGCGGTGGGGCGGACGACCG